From Paraburkholderia sprentiae WSM5005:
CAACGTCGATCGGCAACAGCGTCTGAAGGTTCAGCGCGCCCGGACAGTAAGAGGGTCACCCCGAGGTGACCGTAGTTTGGGGCGCGCCCGTAGGGGGTGTTTCCAGCGCCTAGCGCATGTGATATGTGGTGCCCGGCCTGGTGCCGGCACGGATTGAAGTTGGTCCGGCCAACTGTCCGGACATCATGCACCCCGGCCTCACTCCTGTTGAGTTAATCGATTGATATGGAAAACATCAAATCATTTAATCGTCAGGTTGACCACCGCCGGCCAGCGGGTCGTCTGTTACGACCACAACGGTGGCCGGCGGTGGTCAACCTGACCCACTCTTCAATGGAGATAACTGACGGAAAATGGGACCGCGAAAGGGCTTGACTTCCAATGCCCCATAGAAGTCTTACTGTGTCATATAATTAGTTATGCAGTTTATTTCCGCACAGGAAGAGTGCCATCTTTGTATGAGGCGTAGTCCAAGCAGGATACACAACGTGGTAACGAAATCAGGAAAGTGGCGTTGTGTGCGCTGGACTGCCCCGTGGGATGTAATCCGGGGGAAGGACAGGCAGCGTGCGTTCAAGGAAGTTTTTTTATCGTTTGCATCTGATCCCATCCTGAGTCGCTGAGCCATCATAAACCCATACGCAGCGATACTCAGTGTGGCGTGGTGGTGAAAGCCACGCCAGCGTCGCCCTTCGCAATGACCGAGCCCGAACTCCTGTTTCCGGTCCTGATAGTCGCGCTCGATGCGCCAGCGCATCTTGGTCACGAGCACAAACTTCTCAAGCTTCGCCTCCTCTGGCGCCGGCTCAGATTGTTGCGTACTGGCCGGACAAACAGTAGCCCTCAAGGACCACCTGAGCGATCACTTAACCAAGAAGAGTTGACCTAGATTAAGGGTACACAGGGAGACCGCGGATAATATGAAGGAATACGATGGCGGATATCGACGTCCGTCACGCCAGTTCACCCAAATTACCGATGCGAACGCTGCAGTGCCTACGCCAACGGGGGAACCGATCCACAGATATCGGATGACAGCAAGCTCTATACATGAATGCTACTTCAAAGCGCGTGGAAACGATCTCAGTACATGCGAACGAGCGGCCGTCAAAAGTGGCGGAATGGGGCGGGAAGAGGCGCCCTTCTCTTGCCTGGATGGTGCTGCCCGCCCACCAACAAACCGCACTATCAATATCATGAGCATGCCAAATTACGACCTACCGAAAGACATAGCTAACCATCTGGTTGATCCGCAGTCCTATACCAACCTCAATCGTCTCCATGAAACCTATACTTGGGCGCGTGCAAACAACCCTGTCGGGCGCGCAATGGCGGATGGACATGATCGGTTCTGGGTGGTCACGAAACACGCCGACGTCTCCATGATTTCAAGAGAAAACGTCTTGTTTCACAACGGCGACTATTCTGTCGTCTGCAGGCCAAGAGCGTCGATCGAGCATGTCATTTCCACCACCGGTAGTCCAAACATCGTCCGATCGCTCGTGCACGTTGACGGCGACGAGCACAAGAGTCTACGTGCGCTGACACAGTCGTGGTTGATGCCGAACAGCATTCTCGAGCTTGACGACCGCATTCGATCGCTGGCAAATATGACGATCGCGAAGCTGTTGCTTCACAGCGGGCAAGTGATCGATTTTGCGAATGACTTTGCATTGCATTTCCCACTGAGCGTGATGATGGATATTCTCGGCGTTCCACAGCAAGATTCCCCGCGCATGTTGACGCTGACTCAGGAGATGTTTGGAAGCGAGGATGCCGAATACAAGCGCGAAGTGCAGCGCCAAGGCGATGCGAGCAGTGCGATGGGCAAGGCTCTCCTGTCCATTGTGGCCGA
This genomic window contains:
- a CDS encoding cytochrome P450, which codes for MSMPNYDLPKDIANHLVDPQSYTNLNRLHETYTWARANNPVGRAMADGHDRFWVVTKHADVSMISRENVLFHNGDYSVVCRPRASIEHVISTTGSPNIVRSLVHVDGDEHKSLRALTQSWLMPNSILELDDRIRSLANMTIAKLLLHSGQVIDFANDFALHFPLSVMMDILGVPQQDSPRMLTLTQEMFGSEDAEYKREVQRQGDASSAMGKALLSIVADFKDYFDRLTEDRRKNPRNDIASLLANAVINGQPIDEATRLGYYVIIAAAGHDTVSSSISVAMWALSRFPELLPRLQADCSLIPQFIDETLRYASPVRHFMRTATADTNVRGRTIRKGDWLMLCYGSANRDEQVFPDPFAFNIDRKPNRHLAFGVGAHVCLGQHLANMEMRIFFEELVPRLRLIEPAGEIEFVASSFVSGPKHLPVRCVVHPH